A stretch of the Hydra vulgaris chromosome 09, alternate assembly HydraT2T_AEP genome encodes the following:
- the LOC105846998 gene encoding muscarinic acetylcholine receptor M3 isoform X2 — protein sequence MLYLNVASDFESNSSHFNSTELKLNSIESGFIIFGLTLISFITTAANICVFIAYFRNQNLQTPSSWLLLSLAVADTWVGAVSINFFTVYLVYEYWPMDRLVCNFWLSTDYWCSHASVINLLVISVDRYLMVRTPYTYRFMRNGVRLKYAIFFAWFVSFILSVPWIISYPYIVGKQEVPNNMCYIQFLKQSVFMTIFTALSAYYIPLLIMFVMYFRIFTFLRKRKQTANNLKCPNVLNESVASPSGHVSVLQKNISSVENDKKFCLTFQALPKIKYKNHNKAKKLLILIILAFSITWLPYHVFAVIFPFCKKCVTVSLWKFGYLFCYVNSLINPFCYAFGNRKFAKGIKSLFLNKK from the coding sequence ATGCTATATTTAAACGTAGCTAGTGATTTTGAATCTAATAGTTCTCACTTTAACAGTACTGAGTTAAAGCTTAATAGTATTGAGTCAggatttataatatttggactAACGcttattagttttattacaaCAGCTGCAAACATTTGTGTTTTCATTGCATATTTTAGAAATCAGAATCTTCAAACTCCTTCAAGCTGGTTGTTATTATCTTTAGCAGTAGCAGACACGTGGGTAGGTGCAGtttctattaacttttttacagtttatttaGTCTATgaatattggccgatggatcgACTTGTATGTAACTTTTGGTTATCGACAGATTATTGGTGCAGTCATGCGAGTGTGATAAACTTACTTGTTATTTCAGTTGATAGATATCTGATGGTTAGAACTCCTTATACTTATAGGTTTATGCGAAATGGTGTTCGTCTGAAGTATGCCATATTTTTTGCATGGTTTGTGTCATTTATACTTTCAGTACCTTGGATAATATCATATCCGTATATAGTTGGTAAGCAAGAGGTTCCTAATAATATGTGCTATATTCAGTTTCTTAAACAGAGTGTCTTTATGACAATTTTCACCGCTTTATCGGCATATTATATTCCATTGTTAATTATGTTTGTCATGTATTTTCGGATATTTACTTTTCTGCGAAAGCGTAAACAAACTGCTAACAATCTGAAATGCCCAAATGTTTTAAACGAATCAGTTGCAAGTCCCTCTGGACACGTTtctgttttgcaaaaaaacatttcctctgtggaaaatgataaaaagttttgtttgacTTTTCAAGCCTTGccaaaaattaagtataaaaaccataacaaagcaaaaaagttgctaATTTTGATTATCTTAGCATTTTCAATCACCTGGCTTCCTTATCATGTATTTGCAgttatttttccattttgtaaaaaatgtgtgACGGTTTCGTTATGGAAATTCGgatatttgttttgttatgtTAATTCGCTCATCAATCCTTTTTGTTACGCATTTGGAAATCGAAAATTTGCAAAAggaattaaatctttatttttaaacaaaaaataa
- the grm1 gene encoding Gremlin-like 1 precursor (The RefSeq protein has 7 substitutions compared to this genomic sequence): MFLERKMKICVEIILFTLFFLRVVPLNLEESQRSVTKDNHRAPSVNQGRSSVKKIDPGYMKDECGVFPFNQTVTKNGCEGKYVANNFCFGQCGSFIIPYYNITNKKISRLTLENCKQCVPEDFELTKIPIYCPERKKKHQFAKVLLIKKCVCKKNSCLMT, encoded by the coding sequence atgtttttagaaagaaaaatgaaaatctgTGTGGAAATTATtctgtttactttattttttctaagagTTGCTCCATTAAATTTAGAGGAAAGCCAAAAAAGTGTTACTAAAGATAATCATAGAGCGCCTTCTGTAAATCAAGGTAGATCATCTGTAAAAGATATTGATCATGGCTACATGAAAGATGAATGTGGCGTTTTTCCATTTAATCAAACTGTTACAAAAAACGGCTGTGAAGGAAAATATGTTGCAAACAACTTCTGTTTTGGTCAATGTGGATCTTTTATTATTccatattataatataacaaacaaaaaaatgtctcGCTTAACTCTAGAAAATTGTAAGCAATGTATGCCGGAAGATTTTGAACTCATCAAAATACCTATATATTGCCCAGAACGAAAGAAAAAGCACCAGTTCGCTaaagttttactaattaaaaaatgtgtttgtaaaaaaaactcttgCCTAATGAcgtaa